Proteins encoded within one genomic window of Nonomuraea gerenzanensis:
- a CDS encoding radical SAM protein, producing the protein MKTYVAPDLVSELAATGRPVVLFGAGDIGVLAHAALTRLGVRVTCFADGRQSKQGQTLRGLTIRAPERLAELPADSCVFLCGNYLTTMTARLRAMGFTDLHDCVELLDGFDFRDCDTGMDLVLIERKIALHKWECLKARESADDPLVLKYLDVVVTEACSMKCQDCSNLMQYYTKPRHSDLDLLDSAVSRIVAAIDGIYEFRVLGGEPFVNPRVHRVIRKLTGYEQVQKVVIYTNATIVPRGENLDCLRHDKVVVEITDYGAHSRKHDELLATLRENGVTHLSKIPVWTDSGRIRFVERSDAVLDDMFSNCCVNDILTLLNGKLYRCPFSANGTNLGAIPADPADVVDLTGDLSGAELRAGIRRLYGRTTHLRACGYCNGRDYRTPRIEPAIQIRKPLPLV; encoded by the coding sequence ATGAAGACCTATGTGGCGCCGGACCTGGTGAGCGAGCTCGCCGCCACCGGCCGGCCCGTCGTGCTCTTCGGCGCGGGCGACATCGGCGTGCTCGCGCACGCCGCGCTGACCCGGCTGGGCGTGCGGGTCACCTGCTTCGCCGACGGCCGGCAGAGCAAGCAGGGCCAGACCCTGCGCGGCCTGACGATCCGGGCGCCGGAACGGCTGGCCGAGCTGCCCGCCGACTCCTGCGTCTTCCTGTGCGGGAACTACCTCACCACCATGACCGCGCGGCTGCGCGCGATGGGGTTCACCGACCTCCACGACTGCGTCGAGCTCCTCGACGGTTTCGACTTCCGCGACTGCGACACAGGCATGGACCTCGTGCTGATCGAGCGCAAGATCGCACTGCACAAGTGGGAGTGCCTGAAGGCCAGGGAGTCGGCCGACGACCCGCTCGTCCTGAAGTACCTCGACGTCGTGGTGACCGAGGCGTGCTCGATGAAGTGCCAGGACTGCTCGAACCTGATGCAGTACTACACCAAGCCCCGGCACAGCGACCTCGACCTGCTGGACAGCGCGGTGAGCCGCATCGTGGCCGCGATCGACGGGATCTACGAGTTCCGGGTGCTGGGCGGCGAGCCCTTCGTCAACCCCCGCGTGCACCGGGTGATCAGGAAGCTGACCGGCTACGAGCAGGTGCAGAAGGTGGTGATCTACACCAACGCCACCATCGTCCCGCGCGGCGAGAACCTCGACTGCCTGCGCCACGACAAGGTGGTCGTGGAGATCACCGACTACGGCGCGCACTCCAGGAAACACGACGAGCTGCTCGCCACGCTGCGCGAGAACGGCGTCACCCACCTGTCGAAGATCCCGGTCTGGACCGACTCCGGGCGGATCAGGTTCGTCGAGCGCAGCGACGCCGTGCTCGACGACATGTTCAGCAACTGCTGCGTCAACGACATCCTGACCCTGCTCAACGGCAAGCTCTACCGCTGCCCGTTCTCCGCGAACGGCACCAACCTGGGCGCCATCCCGGCCGACCCCGCCGACGTGGTGGACCTGACGGGCGACCTGTCGGGGGCCGAGCTGCGGGCCGGCATCCGGCGCCTGTACGGCAGGACGACGCACCTGCGGGCGTGCGGCTACTGCAACGGCCGCGACTACCGTACGCCCAGGATCGAGCCCGCCATCCAGATCCGCAAACCGCTTCCCCTCGTATGA
- a CDS encoding cupin domain-containing protein — MSLTGNSPIELGGNQVRFDPDTHIRNVFNRPESFLYDSDGVVLKGIRGTAGAAELIERGVEVGADRITMESGAEFELHTHPGAHILYVLSSRGYIHVDGVDYEMVAGDTVYVPADYAHGVKTNHAVREPLELLSFGVPHLPIDSVSRMTVVKQAVAAAGA, encoded by the coding sequence ATGTCACTAACGGGGAATTCTCCCATCGAACTGGGAGGAAATCAGGTACGTTTCGATCCCGACACCCACATTCGCAATGTGTTCAACCGCCCCGAGAGTTTCCTCTACGATTCCGACGGCGTCGTGCTGAAAGGAATCCGCGGCACGGCCGGCGCGGCCGAGCTGATCGAGCGGGGCGTGGAAGTCGGTGCCGACCGCATCACCATGGAAAGCGGCGCCGAATTCGAGCTGCACACGCATCCGGGCGCGCACATTCTCTACGTGCTCAGCTCACGCGGCTACATTCACGTGGACGGCGTCGACTACGAGATGGTCGCCGGTGACACCGTCTACGTGCCGGCCGACTACGCGCACGGGGTGAAGACCAACCACGCGGTGCGCGAGCCGCTCGAGCTGCTCTCGTTCGGCGTGCCGCACCTGCCCATCGACTCCGTGAGCCGGATGACGGTCGTGAAACAGGCCGTGGCGGCGGCCGGGGCATGA
- a CDS encoding aldose epimerase family protein yields the protein MGIVRTPVGRTSGHGGRKPAEVHAYTLDTGNGFAATVWTYGATLVEVLVPDSAGRAENVVVRLPDLRSYEDRRSPAYVGATVGRYCRCVSGGAFSLDGVVHELDRNDGAHHVHGGPLGFDGQVWEADAETRGDRLVLRLTLQSPDGDQGYPGDLTAEARYELGPDGRLVFEFGAVTTAPTIVGLTNHAFWNLSGGSEPIDGHRLALNSRRTVAFDDELIPLPGPPRDITGTPLDYTRPRRLDRARLDTFYVLDDPAWAAELCHEASGRTMWVITDQPGLGVYSADHYRTPRAGLCLEAGAWPDAPNRPDFPSVRLDPGQRYRHRTVHEFPIARS from the coding sequence GTGGGGATCGTCCGCACGCCGGTCGGCAGGACGAGCGGCCACGGCGGGCGTAAGCCGGCCGAGGTGCACGCGTACACGCTGGACACCGGCAACGGCTTCGCCGCCACCGTGTGGACCTACGGCGCCACGCTGGTCGAGGTCCTCGTCCCCGACAGCGCGGGGCGGGCGGAGAACGTCGTGGTCCGGCTGCCCGACCTGCGCTCCTACGAGGATCGCCGATCTCCCGCCTACGTCGGCGCCACGGTCGGGCGCTACTGCCGGTGCGTCTCCGGCGGCGCCTTCTCCCTCGACGGCGTCGTGCACGAGCTGGACCGCAACGACGGCGCGCACCACGTGCACGGCGGCCCGCTGGGCTTCGACGGCCAGGTCTGGGAGGCCGACGCGGAGACGCGCGGCGACCGGCTCGTCCTGCGGCTGACGCTGCAGAGCCCCGACGGCGACCAGGGCTATCCCGGCGACCTCACGGCCGAGGCGCGCTACGAGCTGGGCCCCGACGGGCGGCTGGTCTTCGAGTTCGGCGCGGTCACCACGGCGCCCACCATCGTCGGCCTCACCAACCACGCCTTCTGGAACCTGTCAGGCGGGTCGGAGCCGATCGACGGCCACCGGCTGGCGCTCAACTCCCGCCGCACGGTGGCGTTCGACGACGAGCTGATCCCGCTGCCCGGCCCGCCGCGCGACATCACCGGCACCCCGCTCGACTACACCAGGCCCCGGCGGCTGGACAGGGCCAGGCTCGACACCTTCTACGTGCTCGACGACCCGGCCTGGGCCGCCGAGCTGTGCCACGAGGCCAGCGGCCGGACCATGTGGGTGATCACCGACCAGCCCGGCCTCGGCGTCTACTCGGCCGATCACTACCGCACCCCCAGGGCGGGGCTCTGCCTGGAGGCCGGCGCCTGGCCCGACGCGCCCAACCGGCCCGACTTCCCCTCGGTCCGGCTCGACCCCGGGCAGCGGTACCGGCACCGCACCGTCCACGAGTTCCCCATCGCCAGGAGCTGA